A stretch of Aristophania vespae DNA encodes these proteins:
- a CDS encoding citrate synthase — MTKEKCESFSFAFPVMHGTMGPSVLDQRRLAQETGMFTFDPGFGSTAACESKITFIDGEKGILLHRGYPIEQLALHTDYTETAYLLLYGELPTKEQYDVFCEDMASQRLLNEQIRNFFNGFRRDAHPMAILCGTVAALSAFYSDVLQTKPCHHDLSARRLIAKVPTIAACAYKYTIGEPFIYPDETLPFSENLLYMLFSRPGRPYKADPVLARALDRILILHADHEQNASTSAVRLVGSTGSNPFACISAGIAALWGPSHGGANEAVLAMFDQIGSRENIPAFLERVKNKESGVRLMGFGHRVYRNFDPRAKLLQATYHEVIDTLGLKRDPCLDLAMELERIAIEDDYFIQRKLYPNVDFYSGLILKALGIPTSMFTAIFAIARTAGWVSHWIEMISNPTMRIARPRQLYTGKIQRDVLPMEER, encoded by the coding sequence ATGACAAAAGAAAAATGTGAATCTTTTTCATTCGCCTTTCCCGTCATGCATGGAACAATGGGACCTTCAGTTTTAGACCAAAGACGTTTGGCTCAAGAAACAGGAATGTTTACTTTCGATCCGGGCTTTGGTTCTACAGCAGCATGTGAAAGCAAAATTACATTTATCGACGGTGAGAAAGGCATTCTCCTTCATCGTGGATATCCTATCGAACAGCTAGCCTTACATACTGACTACACCGAAACAGCCTATCTTTTGCTGTACGGGGAGCTCCCTACCAAAGAGCAATATGACGTATTTTGTGAAGACATGGCTTCTCAACGCTTGTTAAATGAGCAAATACGCAATTTTTTTAATGGTTTCCGTAGGGACGCACACCCTATGGCAATATTATGCGGTACTGTAGCGGCCTTATCGGCTTTTTATAGCGATGTACTTCAGACAAAGCCTTGTCATCATGATCTGTCTGCAAGGCGCCTTATTGCTAAAGTACCGACTATTGCTGCATGCGCTTATAAATATACAATTGGCGAACCTTTTATTTATCCTGATGAAACTTTGCCATTTTCCGAAAACTTACTTTATATGCTTTTTTCAAGGCCCGGCCGTCCTTATAAAGCAGACCCTGTACTGGCCCGAGCATTAGACCGCATTCTTATTTTACATGCTGATCATGAGCAAAATGCATCAACAAGCGCTGTCAGACTCGTAGGTTCAACTGGCTCAAACCCCTTTGCCTGTATTTCTGCTGGAATAGCAGCTCTTTGGGGGCCCTCTCATGGAGGTGCTAATGAAGCTGTTTTAGCAATGTTTGACCAAATTGGCTCACGCGAAAACATTCCTGCTTTTTTAGAACGGGTCAAAAATAAAGAGTCTGGTGTAAGGTTAATGGGCTTTGGGCACCGGGTTTATCGTAATTTTGACCCACGTGCAAAACTCCTTCAGGCAACTTATCACGAAGTTATCGATACTCTTGGATTAAAGCGCGATCCTTGTTTAGATCTTGCAATGGAGCTCGAGCGCATTGCCATAGAAGATGATTATTTTATACAAAGAAAGTTATATCCTAACGTAGATTTTTATTCAGGGCTCATTCTTAAAGCATTGGGCATTCCTACTTCTATGTTTACGGCAATTTTTGCAATTGCACGTACAGCAGGATGGGTCAGTCATTGGATAGAAATGATTTCTAATCCCACGATGCGTATTGCGCGCCCACGTCAGCTTTATACAGGAAAGATTCAAAGAGACGTTCTTCCTATGGAAGAGAGATAA
- a CDS encoding polyprenyl synthetase family protein gives MQACNRAILERMQSPVALIPQLAAHLIAAGGKRLRPLLTLASARLCGYEAGPDHQRHVGLAACVEFIHTATLLHDDVVDESTLRRGLESANALFGNKASVLVGDFLFARSFQLMTADGSLQVMAILSDASATIAEGEVLQMTTQNDLSTPVERYLEVIHGKTAALFAAACRVGAVVAGKGKKEESALEIFGTNLGMAFQLVDDALDYAADQQVLGKTVGDDLREGKITLPVLAAYAAGSDEDKKFWERVIEASDQEESDLDHALKLITQTGAIKATLDKAAEYAEAAVKALEIFPDSELKDLLARTVLYTVHRAH, from the coding sequence ATGCAGGCTTGTAACCGGGCCATATTAGAGCGGATGCAAAGCCCTGTTGCGCTTATTCCTCAGTTGGCAGCTCATCTTATTGCGGCAGGGGGTAAAAGATTACGACCCCTTTTGACTCTCGCTTCTGCACGTTTATGTGGATATGAAGCGGGACCAGACCATCAGCGTCACGTAGGGTTGGCTGCTTGTGTAGAATTTATTCATACAGCCACGTTGTTACATGATGATGTTGTTGATGAAAGCACGCTTCGCCGCGGTCTTGAATCGGCTAATGCCCTTTTTGGCAATAAGGCCTCTGTCCTGGTTGGAGATTTCTTATTTGCTCGTTCTTTTCAGCTTATGACAGCTGATGGCTCTTTGCAGGTAATGGCAATTTTGTCAGATGCTTCAGCAACGATTGCTGAGGGTGAGGTCTTGCAAATGACCACACAGAACGACCTTTCGACGCCTGTTGAACGCTACCTTGAAGTTATTCATGGAAAAACGGCAGCTTTATTTGCGGCAGCCTGCCGAGTAGGGGCTGTTGTTGCCGGAAAAGGAAAAAAAGAAGAATCTGCTCTTGAGATATTTGGTACAAATTTAGGTATGGCCTTTCAGCTTGTTGATGATGCTCTTGATTATGCGGCAGATCAGCAGGTGCTAGGTAAAACGGTTGGTGATGACTTGCGTGAAGGTAAAATCACTCTGCCCGTGCTGGCTGCCTATGCTGCCGGAAGTGATGAGGATAAAAAATTCTGGGAGCGTGTTATTGAAGCCAGTGATCAGGAAGAATCTGATCTTGATCATGCATTGAAATTAATCACTCAAACTGGTGCCATCAAAGCCACTCTTGATAAAGCAGCAGAATATGCCGAGGCAGCTGTTAAGGCTTTGGAGATTTTCCCTGATTCTGAATTAAAAGACTTATTAGCTCGGACTGTTCTCTATACAGTTCATAGGGCACATTGA
- a CDS encoding metallophosphoesterase, producing MKGHLIFTVPTLSAAILNRIKKFGVRVVGDVHGDSNAFKHALATERYIIQLGDLTDYGPDNVGVLKQILQLLKTERGMFVLGNHDRKLARSLAGRQVRPDKALEKTLEEIFALGSQEFPYQIHNAIEQAPAWQRINQTFFIHGGFHSFMLTNPPPKTGINKISAALARALFGEVTNKIQPDGYPERLLNWVDRIPEDITVYVGHDRRSTDGRPWVKEGRLGGKAIFMDLGAGKDGHLAWVDLDEL from the coding sequence TTGAAAGGTCATCTCATTTTTACCGTACCAACCTTAAGTGCAGCCATTTTAAATCGCATCAAAAAATTTGGTGTTAGGGTGGTGGGCGACGTGCATGGCGATTCTAACGCTTTCAAGCATGCATTAGCCACTGAACGCTACATTATTCAACTTGGTGACTTAACCGATTATGGCCCAGATAATGTTGGTGTTTTAAAGCAAATTCTTCAGTTATTAAAAACTGAAAGAGGCATGTTTGTTCTTGGTAATCATGACAGAAAACTGGCTCGCTCTTTAGCCGGACGTCAGGTAAGACCAGACAAAGCCCTCGAAAAAACATTAGAAGAAATATTTGCATTAGGAAGCCAGGAATTCCCTTACCAAATCCATAATGCCATCGAACAAGCTCCTGCCTGGCAGCGCATTAATCAAACATTTTTCATACATGGTGGGTTTCATAGCTTTATGCTCACCAACCCTCCCCCCAAAACAGGCATTAATAAAATTTCTGCAGCCCTGGCCAGAGCACTTTTTGGTGAGGTAACTAATAAAATACAGCCAGACGGCTATCCTGAACGGCTTTTAAACTGGGTTGATAGAATCCCCGAAGACATTACAGTCTATGTTGGCCATGATCGACGCTCGACTGATGGACGCCCTTGGGTTAAAGAAGGCAGGCTCGGTGGGAAAGCCATTTTCATGGATCTGGGTGCCGGGAAAGATGGACATTTAGCATGGGTTGACCTTGATGAGCTCTAA
- the fabI gene encoding enoyl-ACP reductase FabI, giving the protein MSEMEDNKQLTPVKGTLMAGKRGVIMGVANKNSIAWAIASACAAQGAEIAFTYQGEALGKRVRPLAESVGSDMVIACDVSDDAAINTTFDEIEKKWGKIDFVVHAIGWADKQYLRGRYVDTPRQAFLQAMDISCYSFTAVARRASAMMNSGGSILTLTYLGAERVMPHYNVMGVAKAALEASVRYMAVDLGRDNIRVNGISAGPIMTLAANGIGDFRYILRWNQLNSPLERNVSLKDVGGSGLYFLSDLSSGVTGEIHHVDCGYNIIGMKNPDAPDITLDSGE; this is encoded by the coding sequence ATGTCTGAAATGGAAGATAACAAGCAGCTCACTCCTGTAAAGGGGACACTCATGGCGGGTAAACGCGGTGTCATCATGGGAGTGGCAAATAAAAATTCTATAGCTTGGGCCATTGCCAGCGCCTGTGCTGCTCAAGGGGCGGAAATTGCCTTTACCTATCAGGGTGAAGCTTTAGGCAAGCGTGTTCGGCCCTTAGCTGAAAGTGTTGGCTCAGATATGGTCATTGCTTGTGATGTAAGCGATGATGCAGCGATCAACACTACTTTTGATGAAATTGAAAAAAAATGGGGCAAAATTGATTTTGTCGTCCATGCAATTGGCTGGGCTGATAAACAATATCTACGCGGTCGTTATGTAGATACACCTCGTCAGGCTTTCCTTCAGGCTATGGATATTTCATGTTATTCATTCACAGCCGTTGCTCGTCGTGCTTCGGCTATGATGAATTCAGGTGGTTCAATACTGACACTGACCTATCTCGGGGCAGAGCGCGTTATGCCTCATTATAATGTGATGGGTGTAGCCAAGGCCGCTTTGGAGGCCTCTGTGCGTTATATGGCAGTTGATCTTGGGCGTGATAATATTCGCGTTAATGGTATTTCTGCCGGGCCTATCATGACACTTGCTGCAAATGGTATTGGCGATTTCCGTTATATCCTGCGGTGGAACCAGTTAAATTCTCCTCTAGAGCGTAATGTGTCGCTTAAGGATGTTGGTGGGTCTGGGCTTTATTTCCTTTCCGACCTTTCTTCTGGTGTTACAGGCGAAATCCACCATGTGGATTGCGGTTACAATATCATCGGAATGAAAAACCCTGATGCTCCTGATATTACTTTAGACTCTGGAGAATAA
- a CDS encoding glycerol dehydrogenase has product MLSSSNSSRQPVTLGTGLAMLVGFVVFLFGLFFIIEGGVLVSYGGSWYYVLEGILFLTPGGLLMMMRKPLGCWLFLLGWALTIPWTIYEVGFDWIGWLPRLFGPTVIAILVAISLFALNGRKRSA; this is encoded by the coding sequence ATGCTTTCTTCTTCGAATTCTTCTCGACAGCCTGTAACCCTGGGCACAGGGTTGGCTATGCTTGTCGGGTTTGTAGTTTTCCTCTTCGGCCTTTTCTTCATTATTGAAGGTGGAGTTTTGGTTTCTTACGGTGGATCATGGTATTATGTCCTTGAGGGTATTCTATTCCTCACACCGGGCGGTCTACTCATGATGATGCGTAAGCCCTTGGGTTGCTGGCTCTTTTTATTAGGATGGGCATTAACAATCCCCTGGACGATCTATGAAGTAGGTTTCGATTGGATTGGGTGGTTACCTCGCCTTTTTGGCCCTACAGTAATCGCTATCCTTGTCGCTATCAGCCTGTTTGCCCTTAATGGGCGGAAAAGGAGCGCATAA
- a CDS encoding pyrroloquinoline quinone-dependent dehydrogenase, whose translation MQKSTIFKALFLSTALGAVPALAQVPPTTVTPGPGEAGDPSHKVTKSTIYTSPDPSTPQPPGINPAHLPNIDEIPASEIPDMVPQQSANPKPEDWPAYGRDDRQNRYSPLKQITAENAKHLKRAFVYHTGSLVPKGKTNKWAAETTPIKVGDSLYLCSALNDIMRVDAATGKEIWRHKAGVKYESIPYTAACKGVTYFTSSTVPEGQPCHNRIIEATLDMRLIAVDAETGKLCSSFGFGGQVNLMQGLGYAVPGQVSMTTPPPIINGVVVVNHEVLDGQRRWAPSGVIRGYDAETGKFVWAWDVNNPTDHHQPGPGKFYSRGTPNSWAAMAGDNELGLVFVPTGNSAADYYSALRTPEENKVSSALVAIDVKTGEPRWVFQTTHKDVWDYDIGSQATLFDYHGKDGSVTPAIIMPTKRGQTYILDRRTGEPLPDFPVVEKPAPHPGNVADDPRSPTQPWSVAVPRLGFKDLTEAKMWGVSPLDQLACRIKFRKANYVGEFTPPSLDRPWIEYPGYNGGSDWGSISYDPNTGIMLANWNNTPMYDQLVTRKKADQLGLIPVDSPQFNPSGGGAEGNGAQGDTPYGIVVSPFWNDFTKVLCNQPPFGMITAIDLKEHKVLWQKPLGTARANGPFGLPTGLPLNIGTPNNGGPIQTAGGVAFVAAATDNQIRAIDMKTGKVVWSDVLPGGGQATPITYSVNGRQYVAIFAGGHHFMGSPISDALVVYALPEGTK comes from the coding sequence ATGCAGAAATCAACGATTTTTAAGGCGCTCTTTTTAAGCACCGCTCTTGGAGCTGTGCCCGCTTTAGCGCAGGTTCCTCCTACAACTGTAACACCTGGACCAGGTGAAGCAGGTGACCCAAGTCATAAGGTAACGAAGTCAACTATCTATACTTCGCCAGACCCTTCGACGCCGCAGCCTCCAGGCATCAACCCGGCTCATTTACCTAATATTGATGAGATTCCGGCGTCTGAAATTCCTGACATGGTCCCTCAGCAAAGTGCTAATCCGAAGCCGGAAGATTGGCCAGCTTATGGGCGTGACGACCGTCAGAACCGTTATTCACCCTTAAAGCAAATTACAGCTGAAAATGCTAAGCACCTGAAAAGGGCGTTTGTTTACCACACAGGTAGCCTCGTTCCTAAAGGCAAAACCAATAAATGGGCTGCTGAAACAACCCCCATTAAAGTTGGTGATTCGCTTTATCTTTGCTCTGCCCTTAATGACATAATGCGTGTCGATGCAGCTACGGGCAAAGAAATCTGGCGGCATAAAGCTGGTGTTAAATATGAGAGCATTCCATATACAGCAGCTTGTAAAGGCGTAACTTACTTTACGTCATCAACAGTGCCCGAAGGGCAACCTTGCCATAACCGTATCATCGAAGCGACGCTTGACATGCGTCTTATCGCTGTTGATGCAGAAACAGGTAAGCTGTGCTCATCCTTTGGGTTTGGCGGGCAGGTTAACCTCATGCAAGGCCTGGGATACGCTGTTCCTGGCCAGGTCTCAATGACAACTCCTCCACCAATCATTAATGGTGTTGTCGTTGTAAACCACGAAGTTCTCGATGGTCAGCGCCGCTGGGCTCCATCAGGCGTGATCCGTGGTTATGATGCCGAAACTGGTAAATTTGTTTGGGCATGGGATGTTAATAATCCGACAGACCATCATCAGCCTGGCCCCGGAAAATTCTATAGCCGTGGCACACCCAATTCATGGGCAGCAATGGCTGGTGATAACGAGTTAGGGTTGGTTTTTGTTCCAACAGGTAACTCGGCCGCAGATTATTACAGTGCCCTGCGCACACCTGAAGAAAACAAAGTTTCTTCAGCGCTGGTTGCTATAGATGTTAAAACTGGCGAGCCTCGCTGGGTATTCCAAACCACTCATAAAGACGTTTGGGATTATGACATTGGTTCACAGGCCACTCTTTTTGATTACCACGGTAAAGATGGGTCTGTTACCCCAGCAATCATCATGCCTACAAAGCGTGGTCAGACTTATATCCTAGACCGCCGCACGGGTGAGCCACTTCCTGACTTCCCCGTTGTAGAAAAACCAGCACCTCATCCAGGTAATGTTGCTGACGATCCACGCTCACCTACACAACCATGGTCAGTTGCCGTGCCAAGACTTGGCTTTAAAGATCTGACTGAAGCCAAAATGTGGGGTGTTTCACCTCTCGATCAGCTTGCTTGTCGTATTAAATTCCGCAAAGCAAACTATGTTGGTGAATTTACGCCGCCAAGCCTTGACAGACCTTGGATTGAATATCCTGGCTATAATGGTGGTAGTGACTGGGGTAGCATCTCCTACGACCCTAACACAGGTATTATGTTAGCAAACTGGAATAATACACCTATGTATGACCAGCTTGTAACACGTAAAAAAGCCGACCAACTCGGTTTGATACCTGTTGACTCTCCACAATTTAATCCAAGCGGTGGTGGAGCTGAGGGTAATGGTGCTCAAGGTGACACACCTTATGGTATTGTTGTGTCTCCTTTCTGGAACGACTTTACAAAAGTGCTTTGTAACCAGCCTCCATTTGGTATGATCACTGCAATCGACCTGAAAGAGCATAAAGTTCTGTGGCAAAAACCATTAGGAACTGCTCGTGCCAATGGTCCATTCGGCCTACCAACAGGATTACCTTTGAATATTGGTACACCTAATAATGGTGGCCCAATTCAAACAGCCGGTGGTGTTGCTTTTGTAGCTGCCGCAACTGACAACCAAATTCGTGCAATTGACATGAAAACGGGTAAAGTCGTCTGGAGTGATGTATTACCTGGTGGTGGTCAGGCAACGCCGATCACTTACTCTGTAAATGGTCGCCAATATGTTGCTATCTTTGCAGGTGGACATCACTTTATGGGCTCACCAATTTCTGATGCGCTTGTAGTTTATGCCCTGCCTGAAGGTACAAAATAA
- a CDS encoding ribonucleotide-diphosphate reductase subunit beta: MTEKKPLPEAPESAVEANLMVDNPVYKPFRYPWAYDAWLTQQRLHWLPEEVPMSEDVKDWHRKLSDTERNLVTQIFRFFTQSDVEVNSAYMKYYPQVFKPTEVLMMLSCFSNIETIHIAAYSHLLDTIGMPEVEYSAFLKYKEMKDKYDFMQSFNIDNKREIAKTMAAFGAFMEGLQLFASFAILLNFPRFNKLKGMGQIVSWSVRDETLHCLSMIRLFRTFIRENPELWTEDFQEELVQICRETVEHEDAFIDLAFEMGPVEGLNAEQVKKYIRFIADRRLTQLGLDPVYGIEDNPLPWVDDMLNAVEHTNFFENRATEYSRASTQGSWEDAFESGVFS; this comes from the coding sequence ATGACAGAGAAAAAGCCACTTCCAGAAGCCCCTGAATCGGCTGTTGAAGCCAATTTAATGGTTGATAATCCTGTCTATAAACCTTTCCGCTATCCGTGGGCGTATGATGCATGGTTGACCCAGCAACGTTTACATTGGCTACCCGAAGAAGTGCCGATGTCAGAAGATGTAAAAGACTGGCATCGCAAGCTGAGTGATACAGAACGTAATCTTGTCACGCAGATTTTCCGTTTCTTTACGCAGAGTGATGTGGAAGTGAACTCTGCTTATATGAAATATTATCCTCAGGTTTTTAAACCTACCGAAGTGCTTATGATGCTCTCATGTTTTTCTAACATTGAGACAATTCATATTGCAGCTTACTCGCATCTGCTTGATACGATCGGGATGCCCGAAGTCGAATATTCTGCCTTCCTCAAATATAAAGAGATGAAGGACAAATATGATTTCATGCAGTCTTTCAACATTGATAATAAGCGCGAAATAGCCAAAACTATGGCTGCTTTTGGCGCTTTTATGGAAGGACTTCAGCTTTTTGCCTCTTTTGCCATTTTATTAAACTTCCCACGCTTTAATAAATTAAAAGGTATGGGGCAGATTGTTTCATGGTCTGTTCGTGATGAGACACTTCACTGTCTTTCAATGATCAGATTATTCCGCACCTTTATTCGTGAAAACCCCGAACTCTGGACAGAAGATTTTCAGGAAGAACTTGTTCAGATCTGTCGGGAAACAGTAGAACATGAAGATGCATTTATTGATCTTGCCTTTGAAATGGGGCCTGTCGAAGGGTTAAATGCAGAACAGGTTAAAAAATATATTCGCTTTATTGCTGATCGTCGCCTGACCCAATTGGGGCTTGATCCAGTCTACGGAATTGAAGACAACCCGCTACCCTGGGTTGATGATATGCTTAATGCCGTTGAGCATACTAATTTCTTTGAAAATCGTGCGACAGAATATTCTCGAGCTTCTACGCAAGGTAGCTGGGAAGATGCTTTTGAAAGCGGTGTTTTTAGCTGA
- a CDS encoding chorismate mutase yields the protein MSSKNFQDSHDVDLLNELRHSIDNIDAALIYMLSERFKCTRQIGFIKAQTNLPATDNKRESNQKQRLRALAKDSSLNPDFAEQIFDLIVSEVVKNHKDISRQLNNKQQK from the coding sequence ATGAGCTCTAAAAACTTTCAAGATTCACACGATGTAGATCTTCTAAACGAACTTCGTCATAGCATTGATAATATCGATGCTGCCCTCATCTATATGCTCTCTGAGCGTTTTAAATGCACCAGACAAATTGGCTTTATCAAAGCTCAAACGAACCTGCCAGCCACAGATAATAAAAGAGAATCAAACCAAAAGCAGCGCCTGCGCGCATTGGCAAAAGACTCGTCTTTAAATCCAGATTTCGCAGAGCAGATTTTTGATCTTATTGTCTCAGAGGTAGTAAAAAATCACAAAGATATTTCTCGACAACTAAATAATAAACAACAAAAATAA
- the aroC gene encoding chorismate synthase, with amino-acid sequence MSENSFGRLFRVTTWGESHGPAIGCVIDGCPPRLKLSENDIQPWLDKRRPGQSKYTTQRREPDQVKILSGVFEGQTTGTPISLLIENTDQRSKDYGDIAQSYRPGHADIAYDLKYGIRDYRGGGRSSARETAMRVAAGAVARVILRELIGPQLIIRGALTAIGSQHVDRELWDWSQTHKNPFWCPDVTSVERWAQQLDAIRKEGSSIGALVEVVAENVPAGLGAPIYGKLDAEIASALMGINGVKAVEIGEGFGVVALKGQENADPIRSEGSATHPKFLSNHAGGILGGISTGQPIVSRMAVKPTSSILVPVPSINAVGQEVDVMTKGRHDPCIGIRAVPVAEAMIACILADHFLRNRAQCG; translated from the coding sequence ATGTCAGAAAATAGTTTTGGACGGCTCTTTAGAGTAACAACATGGGGAGAAAGTCACGGCCCAGCCATTGGTTGTGTTATAGATGGCTGTCCTCCTCGTCTGAAACTTTCTGAAAATGATATTCAACCCTGGCTTGATAAACGCAGGCCGGGGCAATCAAAATATACCACTCAACGTCGTGAGCCCGATCAGGTTAAAATTCTTTCCGGTGTCTTTGAGGGGCAAACAACGGGAACGCCCATTTCATTACTCATAGAAAATACTGACCAGCGTTCAAAAGATTATGGCGACATTGCCCAGTCTTACCGTCCAGGTCATGCAGATATCGCCTATGATTTAAAATATGGCATTCGCGATTATAGAGGGGGCGGGCGGTCCTCAGCGCGTGAGACGGCTATGCGTGTAGCGGCGGGTGCCGTGGCTCGTGTTATCTTGCGTGAGCTCATTGGGCCTCAGTTAATAATTAGAGGTGCTCTCACGGCCATAGGCTCTCAACACGTTGATCGTGAATTATGGGACTGGTCACAAACTCATAAAAATCCTTTCTGGTGTCCAGATGTTACTTCTGTAGAGCGCTGGGCTCAGCAGCTTGATGCTATTCGTAAAGAAGGTTCTTCTATAGGAGCACTGGTAGAAGTTGTTGCCGAAAATGTCCCAGCTGGGCTTGGGGCTCCAATCTATGGGAAATTAGACGCTGAAATTGCCTCAGCCCTTATGGGAATTAACGGTGTAAAAGCTGTTGAGATTGGAGAAGGCTTTGGTGTTGTTGCTCTTAAAGGGCAAGAAAATGCTGATCCTATTCGCAGTGAAGGGTCTGCAACACATCCAAAATTCTTATCGAATCATGCAGGTGGCATTTTAGGAGGTATCTCTACCGGGCAGCCAATTGTAAGTCGCATGGCTGTTAAGCCGACAAGCTCGATTCTTGTTCCCGTTCCCAGTATTAATGCAGTAGGGCAGGAGGTAGATGTCATGACAAAAGGACGTCATGATCCTTGTATTGGGATTCGTGCAGTGCCTGTTGCCGAAGCGATGATCGCTTGTATTTTAGCTGATCATTTTTTACGTAATCGTGCTCAGTGCGGGTGA
- the pdxH gene encoding pyridoxamine 5'-phosphate oxidase, with protein MSHSQFSPLPQNLLLDLKADPFVLFASWMKEAEEKEPSDPNAMAVATATKEGKPSVRILLLKDFSKKGFVFYTNKNSRKGGELEQNPHAALLFHWKSLRRQIRIEGKIEPVTKEEADAYFASRSYLSRLGAIASNQSHKLQERHIFEKRLEDLQNKYAKNDVIPRPENWSGYRVIPESFEFWQEQPYRLHDRATWVAEKDPGSEEIRWNTTRLYP; from the coding sequence ATGTCACACTCTCAGTTCTCGCCACTCCCACAAAATCTTTTACTCGATTTAAAGGCTGACCCCTTTGTGCTTTTTGCAAGCTGGATGAAAGAAGCAGAGGAAAAAGAGCCTTCTGACCCCAATGCTATGGCCGTTGCAACTGCCACAAAAGAGGGCAAGCCATCAGTACGGATTCTGCTGCTTAAAGATTTCAGTAAAAAAGGTTTTGTTTTTTACACAAATAAAAATAGCCGAAAGGGTGGAGAACTAGAGCAAAATCCTCATGCAGCCCTCTTATTTCACTGGAAATCGCTCAGACGCCAGATCCGTATTGAGGGTAAAATCGAACCTGTTACAAAAGAAGAAGCCGACGCTTATTTTGCTAGTCGCTCTTATCTTTCACGTTTGGGCGCAATTGCCTCTAATCAGTCACATAAACTCCAAGAACGGCATATATTTGAAAAGCGTTTAGAAGACCTTCAGAATAAATATGCTAAAAATGACGTAATTCCTCGGCCAGAAAATTGGTCGGGATATCGTGTCATCCCAGAGAGTTTTGAATTTTGGCAAGAACAGCCTTATCGCCTGCATGATCGTGCCACATGGGTAGCTGAAAAAGATCCTGGTTCAGAAGAAATTCGCTGGAACACAACACGACTTTATCCTTAA
- a CDS encoding orotate phosphoribosyltransferase has translation MTADAVPANNIRLTQWDRDAALMTARILLEIKAINFRPDEPYTLTSGWKSPVYIDCRKIIFFPRARTKIMELAVEKIERHIGYESLDAVVGGETAGIPFSAWIADRLMTPMAYVRKKPKGFGRNAQIEGDVPENMRTLLVEDLTTDGASKIRFVKALREAGAIVDHTFVVFYYGVFPGAQKSLANMGINLHALCTWWDVLEACADGKYFSDKDSAEVRRFLEDPCAWSKAHGGVGSVEEALAYKTEEKK, from the coding sequence ATGACCGCAGATGCTGTTCCAGCCAATAATATTCGTCTAACTCAATGGGACCGCGATGCAGCATTAATGACAGCCCGCATCCTACTTGAAATTAAAGCTATTAATTTCCGCCCAGATGAACCTTATACGCTGACTTCTGGTTGGAAATCACCTGTTTATATCGATTGCCGGAAGATTATATTTTTTCCTCGCGCTCGCACAAAAATTATGGAGCTCGCTGTTGAAAAAATTGAACGTCATATTGGTTATGAAAGCCTAGATGCCGTTGTGGGCGGTGAAACTGCTGGTATTCCGTTCTCAGCCTGGATTGCCGACCGTCTTATGACACCTATGGCTTATGTGCGCAAAAAGCCCAAAGGGTTTGGTCGTAATGCCCAAATTGAAGGTGATGTGCCTGAAAATATGCGCACTTTGCTTGTCGAAGATCTTACAACAGACGGTGCCTCTAAAATCCGCTTTGTGAAAGCTTTGCGTGAAGCTGGCGCCATTGTTGATCACACTTTTGTTGTTTTTTATTACGGCGTCTTCCCTGGAGCACAAAAATCCCTCGCTAATATGGGAATCAATCTCCATGCTTTATGCACTTGGTGGGATGTTTTAGAAGCCTGCGCTGATGGTAAATATTTTTCTGACAAAGATAGCGCAGAAGTAAGACGCTTTTTAGAAGATCCCTGCGCCTGGTCAAAAGCACATGGCGGCGTTGGCAGCGTAGAGGAAGCTTTGGCCTATAAAACTGAAGAAAAGAAGTAA